In Shewanella psychrotolerans, the genomic stretch AATGAAGTGATAGCGATGATAAATGCGGCGACCGTTTCAGAAGTCGAAACGGCTATTGCCAGCGCCAAAAAAGCCTTTATGACATGGAAAGAGGTCCCGGTATCAGAGCGTGCTAGGGTGATGTTTCGCTATCAGCATCTGCTGAAGGCTCATCATGATGAAATTGCAACGATTCTGGCTCAAGAGACAGGTAAAACGTTTGAAGATGCCAAAGGTGATGTGTGGCGTGGTATCGAAGTGGCTGAGCACGCTTGTAACATTGCGAGTCTTATTATGGGCGAAACGGTTGAAAACGTTGCTCGCAGTATCGATACCTATAGTTATACCCAGCCTTTAGGGGTCTGCGCTGGTATTACGCCATTTAACTTTCCCGCGATGATCCCGTTATGGATGTTCCCATTGGCGATTGCCTGCGGTAACACCTTTGTACTTAAGCCGTCAGAACAAGATCCTATGACGCCCCAGCGTTTGGTCGAACTATTTGAAGAGGCGGGCGCGCCCAAAGGTGTTCTGCAGTTAATTCATGGCGACAAGACGGCGGTCGATGTGCTGCTCACCCACCAAGATATTAAGGCTATTTCGTTTGTTGGCTCAGTCGGCGTCGGTCAATATATCTACAAGACGGGTACCGACAATCTTAAGCGTGTACAAGCCTTTGCTGGTGCTAAAAATCACTGCGTCATCATGCCCGATGCTAATAAACAGCAAGTGATCAATAACTTGGTCGGGGCATCTGTCGGTGCTGCGGGTCAGCGTTGTATGGCGTTGTCGGTAGCGGTATTCGTCGGTGAAGCGAAAAACTGGATCCCCGAGCTGCGTGATGCCATTGCCAAAGTTAGACCGGGCTTATGGGATGACAAAGATGCAGCTTATGGTCCAGTGATTAGCCCTGCAGCGAAAGCACGCGTGCTTAAGCTGATTGCTCAAGGCAAAGAAGAGGGCGCCGAATGCTTGCTCGACGGTAGTGATTTCACTGTCGAAGGCTATGAAAGCGGTAACTGGGTCGGACCGACTATGTTCACTAATGTGACCACAGAGATGAGCATCTACCAAGAGGAGATCTTCGGTCCTGTGTTGTGTTGCATGGAAAGTGATTCGCTTGAGGACGCTATCGAAATAGTCAACGCCAGCCCATATGGTAACGGTACTTCAATCTTTACTGCTAGCGGCGCGGCAGCGCGTAAGTATCAGCATAATATCGAAGTGGGCCAGGTAGGGATTAACGTGCCAATTCCAGTGCCGCTACCTTTTTTCTCATTCACAGGTTGGAAGGGCAGTTTCTATGGCGATCAGCACGCCTATGGCAAGCAGGCGGTGCGTTTCTACACTGAGACTAAGACGATTACTGCGCGCTGGTTTGAGTCTGATATCTCAGATGCTGAGCATCATGCGCCGAATATGACTATTGCCCTGAAATAACGTGAAAGCCTTGGACTAATGAGTCCAAGGCTTTTCATCATGTGTGTATAGCTAATGAACAACGCGCAATACCGAACAATCAACAATCAACAATCAACAATTAACAATTAACAATCAACAAATAACGTACCGATATTAAAAAATGCCGCATCATCATTAGCGGCGAATAACTAAGGTGCACGAGGAGTTAATCAGATGGATTTTAATCTGAATGAAGACCAACGTCAGTTTGCCGAACTGGCAACTCAATTTTCCAATGAAGAGTTAGCCCCCTTTGCAGCCAAGTGGGATGAAGAACATTATTTTCCTAAAGAGGTGATTCAAAAAGCCGGTGAGCTGGGTTTTTGCTCTTTGTACTCTCCTGAATCTGAAGGTGGCATGGGCCTATCTCGCCTCGATTCATCGATTATCTTTGAGCAGCTTGCTATGGGCTGCACCGCCACTACAGCTATGTTGACCATTCATAATATGGCCACCTGGATGATCACGAGTTTTGGCTCACAAACCCTGCGAGATGAGTGGTCAGCTCCATTAACCACAGGTGAAAAACTTGCCTCTTATTGCTTAACCGAAGCGGGCGCAGGCAGTGATGCTGCGTCACTCAAAACTAAAGCGGTTCGTGAAGGCGATGAATACGTGATCTCTGGTGCTAAGATGTTTATCTCTGGCGCGGGAGCGACCGAAATGCTGGTTGTTATGTGCCGCACTGGTGAAGCTGGGCCTAAGGGAATTTCGGCCATTGCGGTACCTGCAGACATCGATGGCATCAGCTATGGCAAAGCGGAAGATAAGATGGGCTGGAACGCCCAGCCTACCCGTGAAATCACCTTCGATAATGTTCGTGTGCCTGTGAGCAACTTATTAGGTGAAGAAGGCCAAGGTTTTACGTTTGCCATGAAGGGCTTAGATAGTGGCCGTATCAATATCGCCACCTGCTCTGTGGGTACGGCGCAAGCAGCGCTCGATCGTGCAACTCAATATATGAACGAACGTAAACAGTTTGGTAAGCCAATTGCGGCGTTTCAAGCGCTGCAGTTTAAATTAGCTGATATGGCGACAGAGCTAGTTGCAGCAAGGCAAATGGTGCGTTTAGCTGCCTTTAAACTCGACAGTGGCGATCCAGAAGCAACCGCTTATTGCGCTATGGCAAAACGTTTTGCAACCGATATTGGCTTTAGCGTATGTGATAGTGCATTGCAGCTTCACGGCGGTTACGGCTATATCCGTGAATACCCATTAGAACGCCATTTCCGCGATGTGCGTGTGCACCAAATACTAGAAGGCACAAACGAGATCATGCGTTTGATTATTGCGCGTCGTTTACTCGACGATAACGCTAATTCGATTTTGTAGTCCTTGTTAAGGAGAATAAAGATGACAGCTATTATTGAAAAAGTGATTGGCCATACCGCGGTGCTCACCATGAGCAACCCACCCGCGAACACGTGGACGGCTCACAGTTTACAGTTACTTAAGCAAAAAGTGAGTGAGCTTAATGCTAACAAAGAGATTTACGCGTTAGTGTTAACGGGTGAAGGTGAAAAGTTTTTTAGTGCAGGTGCCGATCTCAAACTGTTTGCCGATGGCGATAAAGGCAACGCGGCCACGATGGCTAAACATTTTGGTGAAGCGTTCGAAGCCCTTAGCGCTTTTCGCGGTGTATCGATTGCCGCGATCAACGGTTATGCCATGGGCGGTGGTCTCGAAGTGGCGCTTGCCTGTGATATCCGTATCGCTGAAGCACACTCTGTGATGGCATTGCCTGAGGCGACCGTTGGCTTACTGCCTTGCGCGGGAGGGACGCAAAATCTTACCGCATTAGTCGGTGAAGGTTGGGCGAAGCGGATGATTTTATGTGGTGAACGTGTCGATGCCGATACCGCACTGCAACTGAGGTTAGTCGAAGAGGTAGTGGCTAAGGGCTTGGCCCTAGACACTGCACTAACTTTAGCAGAGAAGGTGGCAAATCAAAGTCCAAGTAGCGTAGCGGTATGTAAGCAGCTTATCCAAGCCGGTCGAGTGATGCCACGTACGCAAGCGCTGCCAGTTGAGCGAGAGTTATTTGTCGGTTTGTTTGATACCAAAGATCAAGCCGAAGGGGTTAACGCGTTTTTAGAAAAGCGCCAAGCAAAATGGACCAACAGCTAATGAGTATTCAGCAGAGTAATAGCGTGGTATTTCAAACCCTAGGCACCTTGTCTGGTAAATTGGTTGGAGTTGCAACGCTTAACGTGGAAAAGGCGCTTAATGCGCTTAATTTAGAGATGATCCAAGCGCTTACCCATCAACTCACTGTTTGGGCGCAAGATGATAGCATCGCGATGGTGGTGCTAGAGGGGGCTGGTGAAAAAGCATTTTGTGCTGGTGGTGATGTGCGCGCACTTTATCACGCCTCTAAAGAGATGCAGGGTGAAGTGACCACCATGGCAAGTGAGTTTTTTACCGACGAGTACTATTTAGATCATCTGTTGCACGTTTTCGACAAACCCGTGTTGGTGTGGGGCGATGGCATTGTGATGGGTGGCGGACTTGGACTTATGGCGGGTGCCAGTCACAGGGTCGTGACCGAACGTTCACGTATTGCGATGCCAGAGGTGACCATTGGGCTTTATCCTGATGTAGGAGGGAGCTATTTCCTTAATCGTATGCCTGGGCATATTGGCCGTTTTCTTGGTATGACGGCTTACAATATGAATGGCGCCGACGCCTATTTCGTTGGCCTAGGCAATCATTATCTTAATAGCGATGATAAACAGCCGCTATTTGACGCCTTAGCCAGTGTCGATTGGGAAAGTGATGTAGGAAATAATCACTCTAAGCTCAATGCGTTATTAGAAGCGATGACGAGTCGTTGCGCGATTAAAATGGGTGAGAGTGTCTTGGCACAGCATCAAACTCTCATTAATGAGTTGATGACCGGAGACTTAAGTCAGATCATGGCAAAAGTCAGCGCTTATAATACAGATCAACCATGGCTCGAACGTGCATTCAATACCATGTTAGCCGGAAGCCCATTGAGCCTGCATCTGGTTTATGAACAATCACGTTTAGGCACCGAATTATCACTCGAACAGGTATTTCAGCGCGAGTTGGGGATGAGCTGTAATTGCTGCGCTATTGGCGACTTTGTTGAAGGTGTTCGAGCACTATTAATTGATAAAGATCGTCAGCCAAAGTGGAAATATGCCAGTGTCGATACAGTGGATGCACAAATGGTTACACAGTTATTGGCTTCACCATGGCCAGAGGAGTTACATCCGCTCGCCAAGCTTGGATGACAGAGTGAGTAAGTAACAGGTTTTCGACAGGGTATAGCCCTTGGGAAAAGGAGCAAGAGATGAGTACAGTTGCATTTATCGGTTTAGGTAACATGGGTGGCCCCATGGCGGTTAACCTAGTGAAAGCGGGTTTTACAGTTAAAGCGTTCGATCTGTCTAAAGATGCGCTACACCATGTGAGTGAGCAAGGCGCTATTCCTGCACCGAGCGCCTGCGCCGCTGCAGCAGCGGCAGATATCGTTATCACTATGTTACCTGCAGGCAAGCATGTTCGCGGCTTATATTTAGGTGATGACAATAACAAAGGAATTATCGATGTTGTTGCTGCGGGCACGCTATTAATCGATTGCTCAACAATAGATGCCCAGAGCGCCCGTTTTGTTGCCGAGCAGGCTAAGGGTAAAGGGCTTGAATTTATCGATGCGCCAGTATCTGGCGGCACAGCGGGCGCTGCAGCAGGTACACTCACGTTTATCTGTGGTGGCAGTAATAGTGCGTTTGAGCAAGCCCAAGGGGTATTAAATGCCATGGGCGCGAATATATTCCATGCTGGAGCCGCAGGTGCGGGTCAAGTTGCCAAAATCTGTAATAACATGTTGTTGTCGGTATTGATGGTCGCCACAAGCGAGTCGTTACAGATGGGCATTGATCATGGCCTCGACCCTAAAGTGCTTTCTGAGATAATGAAAGTTAGTAGTGGTGGTAATTGGACGCTAGATAAATATAATCCTTGCCCAGATGTGATGCCAAGTGTGCCCTCATCGAACGGTTATCAAGGTGGATTTATGGTCGATTTGATGGTGAAAGACCTTGGTCTGTCCCAAGAAGCGGCATTATTGTCAAACTCAAGTACGCCAATGGGAGCGCTAGCACGCAGTTTATATGTCAATCATGCTCGCCAAGGTAACGGTAAGCGCGATTTTTCCAGTATTTTTGAGCAGTTTAATAAGAAAGGGTAAGTTGATGGATTTAAAAGATAAGGTAGTTGTCATCACTGGTGGCGCAGGCGGACTCGGTTTTGCGATGGCCCAAGAGTTGGCCGCTGCAGGTGCGAAATTGGCACTTATCGATGTCGATCAAGAAAAACTCGAACGCGCCTGTGCCGATATCGGTGCAGCGACCGAAGTTCAAGGTTACGCTTTCGATATTACCGATGAGGAAGATGTCGTCGCAGGTTTTGGTTACATCTTAGAAGATTTCGGTCAAGTGAATGTATTAATTAATAATGCCGGTATTTTGTTCGATGGAATGTTAGTTAAAGCCAAAGATGGCAAGGTGACCGATCGGATGTCATTTGCGCAATTTCAAGCGGTGATTAATGTTAACCTGACAGGTTCATTCCTGTGCGGCCGTGAAGCGGCAGCGGCCATGATTGAATCTAAGCAGCAGGGCGTGATTATCAATATTTCGAGTCTTGCTAAGGCCGGAAATATTGGTCAAACCAATTATGCTGCTTCTAAAGCTGGTGTGGCAGCCATGTCTGTAGGCTGGGCTAAAGAGTTAGCGCGCTACAATATCCGTAGTGCGGCTGTTGCCCCTGGCGTGATTGAAACCGAAATGACAGCAGCTATGAAGCCCGAGGCGTTAGAGCGCTTAGAGAAGATGGTGCCAGTTGGTCGCCTTGGTCAAGCGAATGAGATAGCATCGACAGTGAAATTTATCATTGAAAATGATTATGTTAATGGTCGTGTGTTTGAAATTGATGGTGGTATTCGTATCTAACCAATGCGCGATTCTTGGTTTAAAACGGGCGCTTTAGCCCGTTTTTTACTTTCAGCTCTAAACTAGCTACTTCAGTCGACTTAATAAGCACGCCAACTTGTTTTGAAAGTATTGGGTTCATGATGGCTCGCTAAAGCAGGCTAGGAGAGCTCCCTGCTAGAGGGGGTGATACCAAAGCCAGCTCCCTCAGAAGGTGGATTCTTTACTTGTGGTTTCAATAGGCCGTTAAATAAGTGATACTCTAGGATATGAATCAATAGATTTGGGTGAACAAGTGACGGATGGATTTGCCATGTGGATAGAGAGAATGACCAAGCGTCTGATGCTGTTTGTGGGCATTGTTGGCGTATTGGTAATTTACTTTGGATTTTTTTACCTGCTGTTTAAGCCACAAGCGTCTGGTACATTACCTTGGTATATATTGCTGTCACCTTGGTTATGTATCTACTTTGGTTTGAGTGTTGATAAGCAGCGTAAGAGTATCGACTGGCTTATGCAAAAACTGATGTTTAAACGCTGATGGCCTTTACTAGGACAACGCAATTATTTCGTGCTGGAGTCATATTGATCACAGCGATGGTGTTAGTGTCGTGTCAACCTCCATCAAATAAGCAAGAGATAGATGCCAGAAGCGGCCGTATTGTTGCTGACTATGGCAGTTGGCGATCCGTGGTCACTGCCAATGATGTGTATGGTCCGTCCGATAACATCACTGCGTTGCAAAGCGTCAACGATGCTATCTATTTTACCCAATCGGATGCGGAGCAAGAGGGGCAAGTCGCGCTTTATCGCATGAAAAATGGTGATAATGTTGTCCAAGTTATCGATGCGTCGTTTGACGTTAGAAGCCGAGTTCATGAATATGGCGGTGCGCCATTTTTGGGCATTGGTCAAAGTGTATTTGCGGTTAACTATGTCGATCAACGTGTATACCGTATCGCACCCAATCAGCAACCAGTCGCTATCACACCTGAAGACACAAGACATGCTGATTGTGTCTCTTTTCCTAAAGGTTCTCGTGTTATCTGTGTACGAGAAGATCATCGCCATCAAACCTTACCGAAAGCGAGTATCGTTGCCTTAAATCTCAACTTCGTCAATGAAGGACAGACCTTAGTATCAGGCAAGGATTTTTATGCGGCACCTCGGATCTCACCTGACAATAAACAGATCGCTTGGATAAGCTGGCAGCAGCCCAATATGCCTTGGGATAATACAGAACTGTGGATGGCAGATATTGACGCTGAGGGTGTTTTAACGAATGAGCGTCAGTTGCTTAAGGGGTATCAAGGCGCGATCACACAACCGCTTTTTAGTCCATCTGGCGAACTCTTTTTTATTGCCGATTTTGATAACTGGTGGAATCTATATCGAGTAAAGCCCGATGGTTCGCCAGAGAAACTGCTGGATATGGGGGCCGAGTTTGCTGTCCCAGATTGGTATCTCGGTAATCATAATTATGCATTTGAGTCAGACAGTAAAATCGTTGCCGGTTATATGAGTAAAGGTATAACCTCCTTGATCCGTATCGATATCGACACCGGAACATTTGAGTCGATAGCTGCGGAATTTGCGCAAGTAAAGCAAGTCATTAAAGCCGCTGATGGCATCTATTTTATTGGTAACAAAGTGACACCGGAGAAGGGCATCTATCGTGTTGTTGGCCGAGGTGTCGAGTGGGTATATGAGCCCAAAATCCCTGTGATGAAACCTGATTTCATCTCCAGATCTGAGACCATTAGCTGCCCATTAGATCAATCTAAGCAAACGGTGTATGGCTATTTTTATGGCCCCATGAACCCCCATTTTATTTCGCCAAATGATCAGCGCCCGCCGCTTATTATTATGCTCCATGGTGGGCCAACAGCCAGCGCAAGTTTGAGCTTTCGCCGAGATATTCAATTCTGGACCAGTCGTGGTTTTGCCGTGCTCGATCTTAATTATCGGGGCAGTTCCGGTTTTGGTCGTGAATATCGCCAAAGTCTTTATGGCTTATGGGGGCAAGCCGATGTTGAAGACGCGGTACAGGCTGCCAATTATCTGGTGGAACGAGGATGGGTCGATGGCGATAAGCTTGCCATTCGCGGTACCAGTGCTGGCGGCTTTACGGTACTGTCGGCGCTTGCGTTTTATGATACGTTCAAAGCTGGCGTGGTTTATTCAGGAATTAGTGACTTAGACTCCCTTGATAAGAATACCCATAAGTTTGAGCTAGGGTATTTAGATCAGCTGGTTGGCGATTTAAAGCCGGGCTCTGCGCTTTATCGTGAGCGTTCACCGCTTTATCATTTAGACGACCTTAAAGAACCTCTGCTGCTTATTCATGGGATGCAAGATCTATTAGTGCCACCGATGCAATCTTTGGCTATTTTTAATGCCGTGAAACAAAGAGGCGTGCCCACAGCCTTGCTTCGTTTTGAGGATGAAGGACATGGATTGCAAAAGCCGCGCAATCAAATCGCTGCTCTAGAGGCTGAGCTCTCTTTTTATGGCCAAGTGTTTGGGTTTGTTCCTAGTGGAAATATTCCCAAACTGATGCTCGAAAATAGCGAATCTTTACCTTCGATGACTAAACACTAAACACTAAACACTAGCAGTAGGCATTGAGCTAAACTTTAACTACTGCTTAAGATTGGCTATCGGAGTTAGTGCTTAGTCCTTTCAATATTGCGCATTCAGGTTGTTCTCCGCCTGTGCAGGCATGGATTAACTCGCTGAGTTGCAGTTTTAGGCTATTCAGTTTTGCTATGCAACGATTCACTTCTTGCAAGTGAATATTGGCTATCTGTTTTACATCTTCAGCACTGCGGGATTTATCGCTTTTAAGACTGAGCAGGGTGCGACAATTTTCCAGCGTAAACCCCAGTTCTCGGCAATGGTGCAAAAAATGTAATTCGTCTATCTGGGCATCGCTGTAGCTACGATAGCCATTGGCATCTCGCTCTGCGCAGACTAAACCAATATCGTGGTAATAACGAATACTTTTTACCGATAAGCCTGTTTGTTTCGCCACTTCGCCGATTTTAATCATATTTATATTGCTGACCTGTTGACTCTCCCGTTGGGGGAGGGATTAGGCTTAACAATATCTCAATATAGAAAGCATTGGTCAACGAGGAAGATGTCTATGGATAAGCTTATTTTTTACGTTCCAACGATGAACTGCGCTAGCTGTGTGGCAAAAATCACCAAGGCGATGGACACGATTAAATCCCAGGGTGATCAAAGCATCGAAACCTCGGTAAATCTTGCAGATAAACAAGTGATTGTGACCGGAATTGATGATGCTGAAGTGATCGCTAAAGTGTTAAATAGTGCTGGATACCCAGGCAAGCAGGTCATCGATCAGCAGCTGGCGATAACTGAGCGCCAACAGAATGAGCACAAAGAGTACCGGAAAAGGTTGCTGCAATCGGTAGCCGCACTCGGTGTTGGTATCCCTATGATGTTATGGGGGTTATTGGGTAATGAGATGATGGTCAATACTTCTGCCCAGCAGATGGCTTGGGGAGCTGTTGGGTTTATTACATTGTTATTGATGGTGTTTACTGGTGGGCATTTTTACCAAGGTATGTACAGTGCGCTTAAGGCAAAAAGTGCCAATATGGATACCCTTATCGTTTTGGGTACCAGTGCTGCTTGGATCTACTCCATGATGGTGGTCGTTATACCTCAGTGGTTTCCACAAGAGACCCGTCATGTTTATTTCGAAGCGAGCGTGATGATCTTAGGTTTAATTAACTTAGGTCACGCCATGGAGCTGCGTGCGCGCGGTAAAACCAGCGAGGCGGTAAGTAAACTCATAGGTTTGCAACCAACAAGTGCGGTTCGGGTTACCGAAAAGGGCGACGAAACGGTCGATATCAAACAGATTAGTATTGGCGATAAATTGCGTTTAAAGCCTGGGGATAGAGTGGCGCTCGATGGCACAGTGATTGCTGGCGATGCTTTGATTAATGAGGCGATGCTTACCGGAGAACCTGTGCCTGTAAATAAAAATCCAGGTGATAGCTTAAGTGCTGGGACGGTAAGTGAAAATGGTAGCTTAGTTTATCGAGTAACCGCCAGTCATCAAGAGACCAAATTGGCTAAAATTATTGCCTTAGTGCAGCAGGCGCAAACTTCTAAACTGCCGATAGGCCGCCTTACCGATCAGATATCAGCGTATTTTGTACCAGTGGTCGTGATTATTGCCATTCTTGCCTCTGCAACTTGGTTTTTCATCGGCCCTGCGCCGCAGTTAAGTCACGCTTTGGTGGTGTTGACATCAGTGCTGATCATCGCCTGTCCCTGCGCATTAGGTTTGGCTACTCCTATGTCTATCATGGTTGCAGTTGGCCGAGCAGCGCAGATCGGGGTATTGCTTAAAAATGGCGAGGCGCTGCAAACAGCGAGTAAAATCACTACCGTAATATTAGATAAAACGGGCACCATCACAGAGGGAAAACCTGCCGTAACCGATGTGGTTAATCTCTCTGTTGATGCCCTTGGAAAGCAAATTGATGACAATCAGCTTATTACGCTGTTTGCCAGCGCTCAGCAGCGCTCCGAACATCCTTTAGCCAGTGCAATACTCGCCTATGCGAGCGAGAAGGAATTGAGCCTGTACGAACCTGAACACTTTACCAATATCAAGGGCCAAGGTATTAGCGCTGATATTGAGGGTCATGCCATTGTGGCGGGAAATCAGAAGTTGATGACCGAAAAAGGTATTGACGGTTTAGATCGAGTCGCCTCTCAGGTCAGTGAGTTAGCGGCGAAAGGGAAAACGCCAATCTATTTAGCCGTTGATGGACAGTTGGCTGCGATAGTGGCGGTGGCTGATCCGATAAAATCAGATGCTAAGGCCGCAATTTCCGCCATGTTGACTCAAGGATTGAAAGTCGTGTTGCTCAGCGGTGATAACCAACATACCGCCAAAGCGGTGGCGAGTCAGGTGGGGATTAACGATGTCGTTGCAGAGGTCAGTCCCGAGCAAAAACAGCAGCTAGTGCTTGAGCGTAAGCAAGCCGGTGAGGTGGTGGCTATGGTTGGTGACGGCATTAACGATGCGCCAGCGCTTGCAGAGGCGAATGTCGGTATTGCGATGGGAAGCGGTACAGAGATTGCGATAGAAAGTGCTGATATCACTTTACTCTCTGAGCGCGTGATGGTGTTAGCCGATACTTTCACGTTGGCCAAGGCTGCCATGGTCAACATTAAACAGAATCTCTTCGGCGCCTTTATCTATAACACCTTAGGGATCCCAGTTGCCGCAGGTGTACTGTTTCCGATCACTGGATGGTTGTTGAGTCCTGTGGTGGCTGGTGCAGCCATGGCGCTTTCATCGCTAACCGTCGTTACTAACGCTAATCGGCTGAGAGGTGTCGCGCTCAGTGACTCTCGAGCTACTTTGATTAAATAACTCGCGCTGTTGTCATTAGTGGTTATCGTTTTAGGGCGAGTTAAAGTTGCTAAATTTAGCCTAAATCGCTATAGTAGCGCGCTTTAATTTGTCCTTTTTTAGCGCGCTTTTTAATCAGGCGGTGATCGATAGGGTTTATACTATCGTTTGCTAGGTTAGATTTTGAGTAGCTAGCAGCGCTTCGCTTAACTAAATTTCGGAATTTCACATTGATCACTACAGCTAATATCACCATGCAGTTTGGCTCAAAGCCGCTGTTTGAAAACATCTCAGTTAAATTTGGCGGCGGCAATCGTTACGGTCTTATCGGTGCTAATGGTTGTGGTAAGTCAACCTTTATGAAGATCTTAGGCGGAGAGCTTGAGCCAACGTCAGGCAACGTGTCACTCGATG encodes the following:
- a CDS encoding CoA-acylating methylmalonate-semialdehyde dehydrogenase — translated: MTIQVKHYIDGVFTLGQGSQQISVTNPANNEVIAMINAATVSEVETAIASAKKAFMTWKEVPVSERARVMFRYQHLLKAHHDEIATILAQETGKTFEDAKGDVWRGIEVAEHACNIASLIMGETVENVARSIDTYSYTQPLGVCAGITPFNFPAMIPLWMFPLAIACGNTFVLKPSEQDPMTPQRLVELFEEAGAPKGVLQLIHGDKTAVDVLLTHQDIKAISFVGSVGVGQYIYKTGTDNLKRVQAFAGAKNHCVIMPDANKQQVINNLVGASVGAAGQRCMALSVAVFVGEAKNWIPELRDAIAKVRPGLWDDKDAAYGPVISPAAKARVLKLIAQGKEEGAECLLDGSDFTVEGYESGNWVGPTMFTNVTTEMSIYQEEIFGPVLCCMESDSLEDAIEIVNASPYGNGTSIFTASGAAARKYQHNIEVGQVGINVPIPVPLPFFSFTGWKGSFYGDQHAYGKQAVRFYTETKTITARWFESDISDAEHHAPNMTIALK
- a CDS encoding acyl-CoA dehydrogenase family protein; protein product: MDFNLNEDQRQFAELATQFSNEELAPFAAKWDEEHYFPKEVIQKAGELGFCSLYSPESEGGMGLSRLDSSIIFEQLAMGCTATTAMLTIHNMATWMITSFGSQTLRDEWSAPLTTGEKLASYCLTEAGAGSDAASLKTKAVREGDEYVISGAKMFISGAGATEMLVVMCRTGEAGPKGISAIAVPADIDGISYGKAEDKMGWNAQPTREITFDNVRVPVSNLLGEEGQGFTFAMKGLDSGRINIATCSVGTAQAALDRATQYMNERKQFGKPIAAFQALQFKLADMATELVAARQMVRLAAFKLDSGDPEATAYCAMAKRFATDIGFSVCDSALQLHGGYGYIREYPLERHFRDVRVHQILEGTNEIMRLIIARRLLDDNANSIL
- a CDS encoding enoyl-CoA hydratase, with protein sequence MTAIIEKVIGHTAVLTMSNPPANTWTAHSLQLLKQKVSELNANKEIYALVLTGEGEKFFSAGADLKLFADGDKGNAATMAKHFGEAFEALSAFRGVSIAAINGYAMGGGLEVALACDIRIAEAHSVMALPEATVGLLPCAGGTQNLTALVGEGWAKRMILCGERVDADTALQLRLVEEVVAKGLALDTALTLAEKVANQSPSSVAVCKQLIQAGRVMPRTQALPVERELFVGLFDTKDQAEGVNAFLEKRQAKWTNS
- a CDS encoding enoyl-CoA hydratase/isomerase family protein; the encoded protein is MDQQLMSIQQSNSVVFQTLGTLSGKLVGVATLNVEKALNALNLEMIQALTHQLTVWAQDDSIAMVVLEGAGEKAFCAGGDVRALYHASKEMQGEVTTMASEFFTDEYYLDHLLHVFDKPVLVWGDGIVMGGGLGLMAGASHRVVTERSRIAMPEVTIGLYPDVGGSYFLNRMPGHIGRFLGMTAYNMNGADAYFVGLGNHYLNSDDKQPLFDALASVDWESDVGNNHSKLNALLEAMTSRCAIKMGESVLAQHQTLINELMTGDLSQIMAKVSAYNTDQPWLERAFNTMLAGSPLSLHLVYEQSRLGTELSLEQVFQRELGMSCNCCAIGDFVEGVRALLIDKDRQPKWKYASVDTVDAQMVTQLLASPWPEELHPLAKLG
- the mmsB gene encoding 3-hydroxyisobutyrate dehydrogenase, translated to MSTVAFIGLGNMGGPMAVNLVKAGFTVKAFDLSKDALHHVSEQGAIPAPSACAAAAAADIVITMLPAGKHVRGLYLGDDNNKGIIDVVAAGTLLIDCSTIDAQSARFVAEQAKGKGLEFIDAPVSGGTAGAAAGTLTFICGGSNSAFEQAQGVLNAMGANIFHAGAAGAGQVAKICNNMLLSVLMVATSESLQMGIDHGLDPKVLSEIMKVSSGGNWTLDKYNPCPDVMPSVPSSNGYQGGFMVDLMVKDLGLSQEAALLSNSSTPMGALARSLYVNHARQGNGKRDFSSIFEQFNKKG
- a CDS encoding SDR family oxidoreductase, translating into MDLKDKVVVITGGAGGLGFAMAQELAAAGAKLALIDVDQEKLERACADIGAATEVQGYAFDITDEEDVVAGFGYILEDFGQVNVLINNAGILFDGMLVKAKDGKVTDRMSFAQFQAVINVNLTGSFLCGREAAAAMIESKQQGVIINISSLAKAGNIGQTNYAASKAGVAAMSVGWAKELARYNIRSAAVAPGVIETEMTAAMKPEALERLEKMVPVGRLGQANEIASTVKFIIENDYVNGRVFEIDGGIRI
- a CDS encoding S9 family peptidase — its product is MAFTRTTQLFRAGVILITAMVLVSCQPPSNKQEIDARSGRIVADYGSWRSVVTANDVYGPSDNITALQSVNDAIYFTQSDAEQEGQVALYRMKNGDNVVQVIDASFDVRSRVHEYGGAPFLGIGQSVFAVNYVDQRVYRIAPNQQPVAITPEDTRHADCVSFPKGSRVICVREDHRHQTLPKASIVALNLNFVNEGQTLVSGKDFYAAPRISPDNKQIAWISWQQPNMPWDNTELWMADIDAEGVLTNERQLLKGYQGAITQPLFSPSGELFFIADFDNWWNLYRVKPDGSPEKLLDMGAEFAVPDWYLGNHNYAFESDSKIVAGYMSKGITSLIRIDIDTGTFESIAAEFAQVKQVIKAADGIYFIGNKVTPEKGIYRVVGRGVEWVYEPKIPVMKPDFISRSETISCPLDQSKQTVYGYFYGPMNPHFISPNDQRPPLIIMLHGGPTASASLSFRRDIQFWTSRGFAVLDLNYRGSSGFGREYRQSLYGLWGQADVEDAVQAANYLVERGWVDGDKLAIRGTSAGGFTVLSALAFYDTFKAGVVYSGISDLDSLDKNTHKFELGYLDQLVGDLKPGSALYRERSPLYHLDDLKEPLLLIHGMQDLLVPPMQSLAIFNAVKQRGVPTALLRFEDEGHGLQKPRNQIAALEAELSFYGQVFGFVPSGNIPKLMLENSESLPSMTKH
- a CDS encoding MerR family transcriptional regulator, with amino-acid sequence MIKIGEVAKQTGLSVKSIRYYHDIGLVCAERDANGYRSYSDAQIDELHFLHHCRELGFTLENCRTLLSLKSDKSRSAEDVKQIANIHLQEVNRCIAKLNSLKLQLSELIHACTGGEQPECAILKGLSTNSDSQS